In a single window of the Papaver somniferum cultivar HN1 chromosome 8, ASM357369v1, whole genome shotgun sequence genome:
- the LOC113304544 gene encoding synaptotagmin-5-like, which produces MGLITGMIMGMLVGIGLMVGWSYMMRKRSVSRIAKAVDIKLLGSLTRDDLKKICGDNYPEWISFPVYDQVKWLNKELTKMWPYIADAATMLIRESVEPLLEEYRPPGITSMKFSKLSLGSVAPKIEGIRVQSLKKGQITMDIDFRYGGDSSIILAVEAAMIASIPIQLKDLQIFTVIRVIFQLSEEIPCISAVVVALLSEPKPRIDYTLKAVGGSLTALPGLSDMIDDTVNTIVTDMLQWPHRIVVPIGGPMDTSDLELKPQGKVLVTVVKANNLKNMEMIGKSDPYAVVHIRPLFKVKTKTIDNNLNPVWDQSFELIAEDKETQSIIIEVFDKDVGQDTRLGIAKLPLIDLESGSSKEIELRLLPALDMMRIKDKKDRGTITLKVEYQEFTPEEQIAAMEEEKRILEERKKLKEAGVIGSTMDAVGSGVGLVGSGIGAGVGLVGSGIGAGVGLVGSGIGAGAGVVGSGFGAVGSGLSKAGKFMGRTITGNSSSSKRSGSSTPTAENGNAKQA; this is translated from the exons ATGGGGTTGATTACAGGGATGATAATGGGAATGTTAGTTGGGATCGGTTTGATGGTTGGTTGGTCTtatatgatgcggaaaagaagTGTTAGCCGTATTGCTAAg GCAGTTGATATAAAACTTCTTGGATCTCTTACTAGAGATGATTTAAAGAAGATATGTGGTGACAATTATCCTGAATGGATATCTTTCCCTGTGTATGATCAG GTGAAATGGCTGAACAAGGAGCTAACCAAAATGTGGCCATATATAGCAGAT GCAGCGACAATGCTCATAAGAGAATCTGTTGAACCATTACTTGAAGAATATCGTCCCCCAGGAATCACTTCAATGAAATTTAGTAAATTGTCCCTTGGATCTGTGGCACCTAAAATTGAAG GGATTCGTGTTCAGAGCCTTAAGAAAGGTCAAATAACGATGGATATCGATTTTCGATATGGGGGTGATTCAAGCATCATTCTTGCTGTAGAAGCAGCAATGATCGCTTCAATACCCATTCAG ctgAAGGATCTCCAGATTTTCACAGTTATTCGTGTTATCTTCCAACTCTCTGAAGAGATACCCTGTatttctgctgttgttgttgcattACTTTCAGAG CCAAAACCTAGGATTGATTATACATTGAAGGCTGTTGGAGGAAGCTTAACAGCACTTCCTGGACTTTCAGACATGATCGAT GATACTGTTAATACGATTGTCACAGACATGCTCCAGTGGCCCCATAGGATTGTCGTTCCAATTGGTGGTCCTATGGATACAAG TGATTTGGAGCTTAAACCACAGGGAAAGGTCTTGGTAACTGTAGTTAAAGCAAATAACCTGAAGAATATGGAAATGATTGGTAAATCTGATCCTTATGCCGTTGTTCACATTCGGCCCCTATTCAAGGTTAAGACAAAGACCATTGACAACAATCTCAATCCTGTGTGGGATCAAAGCTTTGAGCTGATTGCTGAAGATAAGGAGACACAATCAATTATCATTGAG GTTTTTGATAAGGATGTTGGACAAGACACACGACTGGGCATAGCAAAACTACCTTTGATTGATTTGGAATCTGGTAGTTCAAAAGAGATTGAACTGAGATTGCTACCAGCACTTGACATGATGAGAATTAAAGACAAGAAGGATAGAGGAACTATAACACTCAAG GTTGAGTACCAGGAGTTCACCCCGGAAGAGCAGATAGCAGCCATGGAGGAAGAAAAGAGGATCCTAGAAGAGAGGAAAAAACTGAAAGAAGCCGGTGTCATCGGAAGCACCATGGATGCAGTTGGTTCAGGAGTTGGACTGGTGGGTAGTGGTATTGGAGCTGGAGTTGGTCTTGTTGGCTCAGGGATTGGAGCTGGAGTTGGTCTTGTTGGCTCAGGGATTGGTGCTGGAGCGGGAGTTGTAGGGAGTGGATTTGGTGCAGTTGGGAGTGGCCTCAGCAAGGCAGGGAAGTTCATGGGCAGGACCATTACAGGGAATTCGAGTTCTTCTAAGAGGAGCGGATCTAGCACACCTACAGCTGAAAATGGAAATGCAAAGCAAGCGTGA
- the LOC113304749 gene encoding uncharacterized protein LOC113304749 has translation MANKRKIGADEVISQLKDDGDFDKIRVKIIRTVKENEELRNNIISAVKQSAALNRPGAEKLKPRQLSDAVFDEIGSTVMTHISDALWGVIRSRGGLEDEIRETVKSVYNRLMNPKRKDVDESSSPIGPRSRGNEVVSNSSLPISADERENNLSEIEPEGPPGFNMCNPQSNNGEAENKEAQPVVSQLAVDGVKVKEEPNHENDAPQLNNGSSVPPGFGSSADSKEPSYISDDDPEFPPGFG, from the exons ATGGCGAACAAGCGTAAGATTGGTGCAGACGAGGTTATCTCACAGCTCAAAGATGATGGTGATTTTGATAAGATTCGTGTCAAGATCATTCGAACGGTCAAGGAAAAT GAAGAGTTACGTAACAACATTATTTCAGCTGTGAAGCAATCAGCAGCACTCAATCGTCCAGGAGCTGAGAAGTTAAAGCCTAGACAACTATCAGATGCTGTTTTTGATGAGATTGG GAGTACTGTGATGACCCATATTTCTGATGCTCTTTGGGGTGTTATTAGATCGCGTGGTGGACTGGAAGATGAAATTAGGGAGACTGTTAAATCTGTATACAACCGGTTAAtgaatcctaaaaggaaggatgTGGATGAGTCATCTTCTCCCATTGGCCCAAGAAGTCGTGGCAATGAAGTTGTTAGCAATAGTTCTCTACCAATCTCTGCCGATGAAAGAGAAAACAATTTGTCTGAAATTGAACCAGAAGGACCTCCAGGGTTCAATATGtgcaatccgcaatcaaacaacgGTGAGGCTGAAAACAAGGAGGCCCAGCCAGTTGTATCTCAACTTGCTGTAGACGGTGTAAAAGTGAAAGAAGAACCCAACCATGAAAATGATGCACCGCAATTGAACAATGGTTCAAGTGTTCCACCTGGATTTGGGTCGTCAGCAGATAGCAAGGAGCCAAGCTATATTAGCGATGATGATCCTGAGTTCCCCCCTGGTTTCGGTTGA
- the LOC113302704 gene encoding meiosis-specific protein ASY1-like isoform X2 → MVVAQKLKEAEITEQDSLLLTRNLLRIAIFNISYIRGLFPENYFNDKSVPAIEMKIKKLMPIDAESRRLIDWMEKGVYDALQKKYLKTLLFCISEAIDGPMIEEYAFSFSYSNSDNEEVMMNISRTGNKNKGATFKSNGNTDVTPNQMRSSACKMVRTLVQLMRTLDRMPEERTILMKLLYYEDVTPIDYEPPFFRGCSEQEANHPWLKNPLKMEIGNVNSKHFVLALKVKSILDPCQDENNDMEDDEEISLGVDSMPTTDPSDSDSEMSHSANDDDGYIVAPVARSRENNSMTDHEDDTQDAEEDEHQLTRVRDWISSRHIDNVELTDVLSSFPDISVALTEEIMDKLVNQNILSRTGKDSYSISKLKAIVVKEEMDVQVNQVDEKIQRGNDEDYLYLKALYHVLPLDYVTISKLQSKLEGEANQATVRKLLDKMACDGYVEAKSKPRLGKRVIRSELTDKKLLEVKNVLEIKLSTMEISEPQNISTCGGLHSVGSDLTRTRERSVDTQQNGSSRIQEQLGNNTPIRRNEPAVSRESGIPGSDKRNGVDGRGFTNCREGDDTFCSRPSQEKRSRKTSTVKEPIHQNMKRQKSQGGGALE, encoded by the exons ATG GTTGTAGCACAGAAACTCAAGGAAGCAGAAATTACAGAACAGGATTCTCTATTACTG ACGAGAAACCTGCTTCGTATTGCAATATTCAACATCAGCTACATCAGAGGGCTTTTCCCTGAAAATTACTTCAATGATAAATCAGTTCCTGCTATAG AGATGAAGATCAAGAAGCTCATGCCTATAGATGCTGAATCCAGAAGACTTATTGATTGGATGGAAAAAG GTGTTTATGATGCATTACAGAAGAAATACCTTAAGACACTTCTGTTCTGCATATCTGAAGCTATTGATGGACCTATGATAGAAGAATATGCTT TTTCATTTAGCTATTCGAATTCTGACAatgaagaggtgatgatgaacatAAGTCGTACTGGAAATAAGAATAAAGGAGCAACATTCAAGTCTAATGGCAATACAGACGTTACACCAAACCAAATGAG GAGTTCTGCTTGTAAAATGGTCCGAACTCTGGTTCAATTAATGCGAACACTGGACCGTATGCCAGAAGAG CGTACAATTTTGATGAAGCTTCTTTACTATGAGGATGTCACG CCTATAGACTATGAGCCTCCATTCTTCAGAGGCTGCTCAGAACAAGAAGCTAACCATCCATGGTTGAAGAACCCTCTCAAAATGGAAATCGGAAATGTTAACAGCAAACATTTCGTACTAGCTCTCAAG GTCAAAAGCATCCTGGATCCATGTCAAGATGAAAACAATGACATGGAAGATGATGAGGAAATCAGCTTGGGTGTTGATTCAATGCCAACAACTGATCCTTCGGATTCAGATAGCGAG ATGAGCCATTCAGCAAATGACGACGACGGGTACATTGTAGCTCCTGTAG CTCGATCACGTGAAAACAATTCCATGACGGATCATGAAG ATGATACACAGGATGCTGAAGAGGATGAACATCAGTTAACACGTGTAAGAGACTGGATTAGCTCTCGCCACATTGACAATGTTGAACTGACTGATGTTCTCTCTAGCTTCCCGGACATATCAGTG GCTCTGACTGAAG AAATCATGGATAAACTTGTAAACCAAAACATACTGTCAAGAACAGGAAAGGATTCCTACTCCATCAGCAAGCTGAAG GCAATTGTTGTGAAGGAAGAGATGGATGTACAAGTAAACCAAGTTGATGAGAAAATTCAGCGAGGGAATGATGAAGACTACTTGTACTTGAAG GCTCTGTATCATGTCCTTCCACTGGATTATGTTACAATATCTAAACTTCAAAGTAAGCTGGAAGGAGAGGCAAATCAGGCAACTGTGCGTAAACTGCTCGATAAGATGGCTTGTGATGGATATGTGGAAGCCAAGAGTAAACCAAGATTAG GTAAACGTGTCATTCGATCTGAGTTGACTGACAAGAAGCTACTTGAGGTCAAGAATGTTTTGGAGATTAAGTTATCG ACAATGGAGATAAGTGAACCTCAAAACATATCAACCTGCGGTGGTCTCCACTCTGTTGGTTCTGATCTTACTAGAACCCGAGAAAGATCAGTTGATACTCAGCAGAATGGATCGTCTAGAATTCAGGAGCAACTTGGAAACAACACACCCATTCGCAGAAATGAG CCTGCAGTGTCAAGGGAGAGCGGTATACCAGGGAGCGATAAGCGAAATGGTGTGGATGGGAGAGGATTCACTAACTGTCGTGAGGGTGATGATACCTTCTGTAGTCGTCCCAGTCAGGAAAAGCGCTCCAGGAAAACTAGCACG GTGAAAGAGCCCATCCATCAAAACATGAAGCGTCAGAAATCTCAAGGTGGTGGCGCGTTGGAGTAA
- the LOC113302704 gene encoding meiosis-specific protein ASY1-like isoform X3, which produces MVVAQKLKEAEITEQDSLLLTRNLLRIAIFNISYIRGLFPENYFNDKSVPAIEMKIKKLMPIDAESRRLIDWMEKGVYDALQKKYLKTLLFCISEAIDGPMIEEYAFSFSYSNSDNEEVMMNISRTGNKNKGATFKSNGNTDVTPNQMRSSACKMVRTLVQLMRTLDRMPEERTILMKLLYYEDVTPIDYEPPFFRGCSEQEANHPWLKNPLKMEIGNVNSKHFVLALKVKSILDPCQDENNDMEDDEEISLGVDSMPTTDPSDSDSEMSHSANDDDGYIVAPVDDTQDAEEDEHQLTRVRDWISSRHIDNVELTDVLSSFPDISVALTEEIMDKLVNQNILSRTGKDSYSISKLKKPNQAIVVKEEMDVQVNQVDEKIQRGNDEDYLYLKALYHVLPLDYVTISKLQSKLEGEANQATVRKLLDKMACDGYVEAKSKPRLGKRVIRSELTDKKLLEVKNVLEIKLSTMEISEPQNISTCGGLHSVGSDLTRTRERSVDTQQNGSSRIQEQLGNNTPIRRNEPAVSRESGIPGSDKRNGVDGRGFTNCREGDDTFCSRPSQEKRSRKTSTVKEPIHQNMKRQKSQGGGALE; this is translated from the exons ATG GTTGTAGCACAGAAACTCAAGGAAGCAGAAATTACAGAACAGGATTCTCTATTACTG ACGAGAAACCTGCTTCGTATTGCAATATTCAACATCAGCTACATCAGAGGGCTTTTCCCTGAAAATTACTTCAATGATAAATCAGTTCCTGCTATAG AGATGAAGATCAAGAAGCTCATGCCTATAGATGCTGAATCCAGAAGACTTATTGATTGGATGGAAAAAG GTGTTTATGATGCATTACAGAAGAAATACCTTAAGACACTTCTGTTCTGCATATCTGAAGCTATTGATGGACCTATGATAGAAGAATATGCTT TTTCATTTAGCTATTCGAATTCTGACAatgaagaggtgatgatgaacatAAGTCGTACTGGAAATAAGAATAAAGGAGCAACATTCAAGTCTAATGGCAATACAGACGTTACACCAAACCAAATGAG GAGTTCTGCTTGTAAAATGGTCCGAACTCTGGTTCAATTAATGCGAACACTGGACCGTATGCCAGAAGAG CGTACAATTTTGATGAAGCTTCTTTACTATGAGGATGTCACG CCTATAGACTATGAGCCTCCATTCTTCAGAGGCTGCTCAGAACAAGAAGCTAACCATCCATGGTTGAAGAACCCTCTCAAAATGGAAATCGGAAATGTTAACAGCAAACATTTCGTACTAGCTCTCAAG GTCAAAAGCATCCTGGATCCATGTCAAGATGAAAACAATGACATGGAAGATGATGAGGAAATCAGCTTGGGTGTTGATTCAATGCCAACAACTGATCCTTCGGATTCAGATAGCGAG ATGAGCCATTCAGCAAATGACGACGACGGGTACATTGTAGCTCCTGTAG ATGATACACAGGATGCTGAAGAGGATGAACATCAGTTAACACGTGTAAGAGACTGGATTAGCTCTCGCCACATTGACAATGTTGAACTGACTGATGTTCTCTCTAGCTTCCCGGACATATCAGTG GCTCTGACTGAAG AAATCATGGATAAACTTGTAAACCAAAACATACTGTCAAGAACAGGAAAGGATTCCTACTCCATCAGCAAGCTGAAG AAACCCAATCAGGCAATTGTTGTGAAGGAAGAGATGGATGTACAAGTAAACCAAGTTGATGAGAAAATTCAGCGAGGGAATGATGAAGACTACTTGTACTTGAAG GCTCTGTATCATGTCCTTCCACTGGATTATGTTACAATATCTAAACTTCAAAGTAAGCTGGAAGGAGAGGCAAATCAGGCAACTGTGCGTAAACTGCTCGATAAGATGGCTTGTGATGGATATGTGGAAGCCAAGAGTAAACCAAGATTAG GTAAACGTGTCATTCGATCTGAGTTGACTGACAAGAAGCTACTTGAGGTCAAGAATGTTTTGGAGATTAAGTTATCG ACAATGGAGATAAGTGAACCTCAAAACATATCAACCTGCGGTGGTCTCCACTCTGTTGGTTCTGATCTTACTAGAACCCGAGAAAGATCAGTTGATACTCAGCAGAATGGATCGTCTAGAATTCAGGAGCAACTTGGAAACAACACACCCATTCGCAGAAATGAG CCTGCAGTGTCAAGGGAGAGCGGTATACCAGGGAGCGATAAGCGAAATGGTGTGGATGGGAGAGGATTCACTAACTGTCGTGAGGGTGATGATACCTTCTGTAGTCGTCCCAGTCAGGAAAAGCGCTCCAGGAAAACTAGCACG GTGAAAGAGCCCATCCATCAAAACATGAAGCGTCAGAAATCTCAAGGTGGTGGCGCGTTGGAGTAA
- the LOC113302704 gene encoding meiosis-specific protein ASY1-like isoform X1: MVVAQKLKEAEITEQDSLLLTRNLLRIAIFNISYIRGLFPENYFNDKSVPAIEMKIKKLMPIDAESRRLIDWMEKGVYDALQKKYLKTLLFCISEAIDGPMIEEYAFSFSYSNSDNEEVMMNISRTGNKNKGATFKSNGNTDVTPNQMRSSACKMVRTLVQLMRTLDRMPEERTILMKLLYYEDVTPIDYEPPFFRGCSEQEANHPWLKNPLKMEIGNVNSKHFVLALKVKSILDPCQDENNDMEDDEEISLGVDSMPTTDPSDSDSEMSHSANDDDGYIVAPVARSRENNSMTDHEDDTQDAEEDEHQLTRVRDWISSRHIDNVELTDVLSSFPDISVALTEEIMDKLVNQNILSRTGKDSYSISKLKKPNQAIVVKEEMDVQVNQVDEKIQRGNDEDYLYLKALYHVLPLDYVTISKLQSKLEGEANQATVRKLLDKMACDGYVEAKSKPRLGKRVIRSELTDKKLLEVKNVLEIKLSTMEISEPQNISTCGGLHSVGSDLTRTRERSVDTQQNGSSRIQEQLGNNTPIRRNEPAVSRESGIPGSDKRNGVDGRGFTNCREGDDTFCSRPSQEKRSRKTSTVKEPIHQNMKRQKSQGGGALE, encoded by the exons ATG GTTGTAGCACAGAAACTCAAGGAAGCAGAAATTACAGAACAGGATTCTCTATTACTG ACGAGAAACCTGCTTCGTATTGCAATATTCAACATCAGCTACATCAGAGGGCTTTTCCCTGAAAATTACTTCAATGATAAATCAGTTCCTGCTATAG AGATGAAGATCAAGAAGCTCATGCCTATAGATGCTGAATCCAGAAGACTTATTGATTGGATGGAAAAAG GTGTTTATGATGCATTACAGAAGAAATACCTTAAGACACTTCTGTTCTGCATATCTGAAGCTATTGATGGACCTATGATAGAAGAATATGCTT TTTCATTTAGCTATTCGAATTCTGACAatgaagaggtgatgatgaacatAAGTCGTACTGGAAATAAGAATAAAGGAGCAACATTCAAGTCTAATGGCAATACAGACGTTACACCAAACCAAATGAG GAGTTCTGCTTGTAAAATGGTCCGAACTCTGGTTCAATTAATGCGAACACTGGACCGTATGCCAGAAGAG CGTACAATTTTGATGAAGCTTCTTTACTATGAGGATGTCACG CCTATAGACTATGAGCCTCCATTCTTCAGAGGCTGCTCAGAACAAGAAGCTAACCATCCATGGTTGAAGAACCCTCTCAAAATGGAAATCGGAAATGTTAACAGCAAACATTTCGTACTAGCTCTCAAG GTCAAAAGCATCCTGGATCCATGTCAAGATGAAAACAATGACATGGAAGATGATGAGGAAATCAGCTTGGGTGTTGATTCAATGCCAACAACTGATCCTTCGGATTCAGATAGCGAG ATGAGCCATTCAGCAAATGACGACGACGGGTACATTGTAGCTCCTGTAG CTCGATCACGTGAAAACAATTCCATGACGGATCATGAAG ATGATACACAGGATGCTGAAGAGGATGAACATCAGTTAACACGTGTAAGAGACTGGATTAGCTCTCGCCACATTGACAATGTTGAACTGACTGATGTTCTCTCTAGCTTCCCGGACATATCAGTG GCTCTGACTGAAG AAATCATGGATAAACTTGTAAACCAAAACATACTGTCAAGAACAGGAAAGGATTCCTACTCCATCAGCAAGCTGAAG AAACCCAATCAGGCAATTGTTGTGAAGGAAGAGATGGATGTACAAGTAAACCAAGTTGATGAGAAAATTCAGCGAGGGAATGATGAAGACTACTTGTACTTGAAG GCTCTGTATCATGTCCTTCCACTGGATTATGTTACAATATCTAAACTTCAAAGTAAGCTGGAAGGAGAGGCAAATCAGGCAACTGTGCGTAAACTGCTCGATAAGATGGCTTGTGATGGATATGTGGAAGCCAAGAGTAAACCAAGATTAG GTAAACGTGTCATTCGATCTGAGTTGACTGACAAGAAGCTACTTGAGGTCAAGAATGTTTTGGAGATTAAGTTATCG ACAATGGAGATAAGTGAACCTCAAAACATATCAACCTGCGGTGGTCTCCACTCTGTTGGTTCTGATCTTACTAGAACCCGAGAAAGATCAGTTGATACTCAGCAGAATGGATCGTCTAGAATTCAGGAGCAACTTGGAAACAACACACCCATTCGCAGAAATGAG CCTGCAGTGTCAAGGGAGAGCGGTATACCAGGGAGCGATAAGCGAAATGGTGTGGATGGGAGAGGATTCACTAACTGTCGTGAGGGTGATGATACCTTCTGTAGTCGTCCCAGTCAGGAAAAGCGCTCCAGGAAAACTAGCACG GTGAAAGAGCCCATCCATCAAAACATGAAGCGTCAGAAATCTCAAGGTGGTGGCGCGTTGGAGTAA
- the LOC113304545 gene encoding 7-deoxyloganetic acid glucosyltransferase-like, which produces MAETTPHVLIFPFPIQGHINSMLKLAEVLCISGISVTFVNTQRNHSRHLTFTDVQSRFGGFPRFCFEAIPDGLSDQPHSSGFSSFPDFLGLLDRVEKFMKPGFRELLTSNHRFRSDARGPVSCIIADGILGFAIDVAHELGIPSISFRTISACGALCYLCLPKLINNGEIPFKDEDMDRLIKNVPGMENFLRCRDLPSFCRAKDANDPNLNFVITETSYSTRATAHILNTFEEIEAPIISRLRSSYWPNLYTVGPLNALLSTLRRSSSTNSSSSSSVSVSSNASLYEEDRSCMTWLDKQPEKSVVYVSFGSLAMVSREQWLELWYGLVNSSYRFLWVRRPDSLTDKDNEKSQMSAELIEATKERGYMVEWAPQEEVLNHPAVGAFLTHSGWNSTLESMVAGVPMICWPHSAEQPVNSRYVSEVWKTGMDMKDNCNRSTVEKFVRDMMDGDKRQELMKSTTKVSQMAQQSSSISCNGSSYRNYEALLDFIRKSC; this is translated from the exons ATGGCCGAAACAACACCTCATGTACTCATCTTCCCGTTCCCAATACAAGGCCATATTAACTCCATGCTCAAATTAGCTGAAGTTCTCTGTATATCCGGAATCAGTGTGACCTTTGTAAACACCCAGAGGAACCACTCACGGCACCTTACTTTCACTGATGTTCAGTCCCGTTTTGGCGGTTTTCCAAGATTCTGTTTTGAAGCTATTCCTGACGGTCTTTCTGATCAACCTCATTCTAGTGGTTTCTCTAGTTTCCCAGATTTTCTTGGTTTGCTTGATAGAGTAGAAAAATTTATGAAACCCGGTTTCCGGGAATTACTTACTTCCAATCACCGGTTTAGATCTGACGCACGAGGTCCAGTTTCTTGTATCATAGCAGATGGTATATTGGGTTTTGCCATTGATGTTGCACATGAGCTGGGGATTCCGTCCATTTCTTTTCGCACCATCAGTGCTTGCGGTGCCTTGTGTTACTTATGTCTGCCGAAGCTTATAAACAACGGCGAAATACCGTTCAAAG ATGAAGATATGGATCGATTGATAAAGAATGTCCCGGGGATGGAAAACTTTCTCCGGTGTAGAGATCTACCAAGTTTCTGCAGAGCTAAAGATGCAAACGATCCCAACTTAAATTTCGTCATTACAGAAACATCTTATTCAACTAGAGCTACAGCTCACATTCTTAACACGTTTGAGGAAATCGAAGCTCCAATTATCTCGCGCTTGAGATCTTCTTACTGGCCAAATTTATACACAGTTGGACCTCTGAATGCCCTGTTGAGTACCCTAAGAAGAAGTAGTAGtaccaattcttcttcttcttcttcggtatCGGTTTCCTCGAATGCTAGTTTGTATGAAGAAGACAGAAGTTGTATGACTTGGCTCGACAAACAGCCGGAGAAATCCGTGGTCTATGTAAGCTTTGGTAGCCTTGCTATGGTTAGCAGGGAACAATGGTTGGAGCTCTGGTATGGACTAGTTAACAGCAGTTACAGATTCTTGTGGGTTAGACGGCCGGATTCGCTTACTGACAAAGACAATGAGAAAAGTCAGATGTCGGCCGAGCtgattgaagctacaaaagagaGAGGTTACATGGTGGAATGGGCACCGCAAGAGGAAGTACTAAACCATCCTGCTGTTGGTGCATTTCTTACGCACAGTGGATGGAATTCAACTTTAGAGAGCATGGTTGCTGGAGTGCCCATGATTTGCTGGCCTCATTCCGCAGAACAACCGGTAAATAGCAGGTATGTGAGTGAGGTATGGAAAACTGGAATGGACATGAAAGATAATTGTAACAGATCAACTGTGGAAAAGTTCGTTAGAGACATGATGGATGGTGATAAGAGGCAGGAGCTAATGAAATCAACCACCAAAGTCTCACAGATGGCACAACAGAGTAGTAGTATTAGCTGCAACGGCTCCTCTTACCGCAACTATGAAGCGTTGCTCGACTTTATAAGAAAATCGTGTTAA